CTCGTCGATAAGGTAGGTGCGCATGCTAGTGCCGGTCGAGGTGAATCAGAAACCGGGTCCCAAAATTCAGGTCGCTGGCCACTTCAATCTTGCCGCCCATTGCTTCCACGTGGGTTTTGACCAGGAACAGGCCGATGCCCCGGCCGCGCTGGTTGGTGTGGAAGCGCTTATAGAGCTGGAATACGTCGGAACCCGCCTTAAACATGTCGAAGCCGGAACCATTGTCGGTAAAGCTGATGGTGGGCCCCCCATGGTCTCCGGGCTCGCAACTGATATCCACTTTCAGCGGGCGCGCGGCGAAGCGGTACTTGATGGAGTTCGACAACAGATTATAGAAGATGCTGTAGAGATAGGCGCGGTTGCCGTGCACGACAAGGCCCGCCGCTATGTCGAGGTTAACCCGGCCGCCGCATTGCTGCAACGCCTCATCCAGGTTGTTCACCGCTTGCGCGCACACGTCCACCAGCGGCATCGTTTCCTGCGCCTGAATGTCCTGCTTATCCCGAATGGACAGCACCAGGTTCAAATCCTTGAGTACCTCATCGGCCTGGCCCATGCTCTCGCGCAGGTGGGCCAGCGAAACCGTAAACGCCTCGCTGTTTTTATCCACTTTGGTGAGCATTTTGGCCAGGCCCAGGGCATTGGCCAGGGGCCCGCGCAGGTTGTGGGAAATGACGTAGGTGAACTGCTGCAAATCGCGGTTGTGCCGGTACAGGTCCTGGGTCATTTTGGCCTGGCTGGCCTCGATTTCCTTGCGGTAGTTGATGTTTTGCATCAGGGCCACGAACTGGGTCAGCTCGTCGGCGTCGTTGTAGATGGGGGTGATGTCCATGGCCAGCCACAGCTTTTGCCCCGACTTCTTGTAGTTGAGGATGGTCACCGAAAAGGGCTTCCGGCGCTTCATCCGCTCGCGGATGCGCTGCACCATGGCCGGGTCGGTTTCGGGCCCCTGGAGCATGGCTCCCGGCCGCTGGCCCAGCATCTCGGCCAGGGCGTAGCCCGTGTGTCGGGTAAAGGCGGCGTTCACCCATTCGGTGCGCCCCTGCGCGTCGGTGATGACGACGCCGTTATCGGTGCCCTGGGCCACCAGGGCCAGCAGCTTGAGCTGTTTATCTGCCTCCACCCGCTCGCTGATGTCCGAGAAATAGATGGATAGCCCGGTGGCAGAAGGATAGGCTTTGAATTCCAGCCAGCGGCTTTCACGCGCAAAAAAGGTCTCGAATTGTACCGTTTTTCCAGTTTCGAGCGCCTGCTCGTATTGCCGGCGGTAGGTGCCGTTCGCTTCTTCGGGGAATAATTGCCAGATGTTTTTCCCCAGGCTTTGCTCCCGGCTCAAGTTAATGAGCCGCTCAGCTTCCCGGTTGATGTAGGTCAGGTTCCAGTCCTTATCCAGCGAAAAAAATGCATCCGTAATGCTTTCCAAGGTCGTGGTGAGCGCCGTCGCCTGCTGCTTGATCAGGTTCTGCGCCGCGGCCATCTCCGTGATGTCTTCCGCCGCCACGTGCAGCCCAATAATCCGCTCCTCCACCACCAGCGGTATTTTGTTCACCTTCAGGTATTGCTCGCCGTACTGGCCCTGCACCGTTACCTCAAAGTGCACTTTATGGCCGCCGATGGCTTCCTTAAATTTCTCCCCAAACAGGGCCCGTACTTCGGCCGGCAGGAAATCGTGCAGATGCTGGCCAATGACTTCGTGCTTGGCTTTGTGGAGAAAGGTCAGGAAGGCTGGGTTGATGTCCAGCACCAAGCCGTTGATGTCCTGAAATACCGCCAGGGTGGGGTTGTTTTCGAACAGCAGCCGAAACCGCTGCTCGCTCTGGGCCAGCTCGAAGCGGTTGTGCGCATGGCCGGACTCTTGCTTCAGCATGTCGTTGTCGTCGCGGTGGCCCATGGGTGCGTTCATTAAACTAAGTTCTGGTTGCCCCGGGACCAACCAGGGGCGCGTGGGCACGCCTCCTAACTGGAAGCAACACCGGTTTAAGCCCGAAACGGAATAAGCCGTTCAACAGCAGAAGGGCTGCCAGGCAAAGGTCTGGTAATCCAAGTGCGCAATTGCACAAAGCATCTACCCTAAATTCGGGTCAGGCCACGCCGCTTATTTCTGCCAAAGCCAACCGTATCGGCGAACCTGCCGTTAGCTGAACATTCATGCCGGAAACCCCGCTCATCCCCAGTTTCATAGTTAAGCAAAAGTAAGGTTAATTCCTCAAGGATAACCGCCAGGACCACGGCCCGCACCCTTACGCGCCGTTTCGGCATGGACACCCGCAAATAGGGTAGGAAATGAGCCTACTCCCCTTTGGGGTTCAGCCTACCTTCGCCAGATATCTTCCAAAGAACTTATTAGCGGTTTCTATCACGCGGTAAAGCAGTTGGCTCCCGTAGCAATGGAGCAAAAGGGCACGTCCGAAAGAGAAGAGTAAAAAATAATATATTATTCATTAAGTACAGAAATTAGGTGTGGTGTCATTATTACTAGGTATTGTGGAGGATGACCTGAGCGTGCTCGAATCTCTGAGGAATTATTTCAGTCAACAACCGGAAATCTGCGAGGTGCTGGCGGCCGATTCCATCGAGGACCTGCTGGAGCAGCTGGACGAGGCATTGGTGCCGCAGGTGCTGCTGCTCGACATTGGCCTGCCCGGCATCAGCGGCACCGAGGCCCTGCCGCTGCTAAAGGACAAATACCCCGCCATGGAGGTGATAATGCTCACGGCCTACGAGGACGTGGAGCACATTTACCAGGCGCTCTGCTGCGGCGCCACCGGGTACATGGCCAAGTTTACGCCACTGGCGCAGCTCAAGGAAGCCGTGCTGGAAGTGGCCCGGGGCGGGGCGCCCATGAGCCGGGCCATCAGCCGAAAGGTGCTCTCGCACTTTCGGCCCACGCCCACCACGCACTCCGATTTGCTGACCCCGCGCGAGCGGCAGGTCCTGCAGGGCATCGTGGACGGGCTCAGCGACAAGGAAATCTCCACGCGCCTCGATTTGTCGACGCTCACCATCCGCACCCACGTCAAGCACGTATACCGCAAAATGCAGGTCAACAGCCGCACGCAGCTGCTCAGCCAGCACCTGCGCGGGCTGGTTTAGCCTCTAAAGGGCCATTTCAGTGGAGCCGGGGTGTGGAGCGGCGCGCAAAACCGGACCCGAAACCCGGGACCGTCGGCCCGCGGCGCCGCATCCAATGTGCCCCCCACGGCGAGAGCGCGGCGCCGCATGTTGCGCAGGCCCATCCCAGCCTGGGCGGCCAGGGGCATTGCGCGGCCATCGTCCTGAACCTCCAACACTACGGAGTTTTTTTGACGATACAGGCGTACCGCCGGGTAGACAGGGCTTTGCGCGTGGCGAACGGCATTGGTGGTAGCTTCCTTAAATACCAGGTAGAGTTCTTGTCGCAACCGGGCCGGCAGCATCGCTACATCCTCCATTCCCTCCACTGCGAAGCGGATGTGTAGCGAAGTGCTCAGCGCCAACTGGTCGAGCATGTCGCGCATGCGGTCTTCCAGCGCGTTCATCGTATCGGCCTCGGCATCCAGCCCCCACGCCACATCGCGCAGGGCTGAGCAAGCCGAGCGGGTGGTATGCAGCAGCCGCTCCAGGCTGACTTCGTCTTCGCGGGGCTGCATCAGCAGGGTTTCGGTTTGCAGCTGAATACGCAGGAGCAGCGACCCCAGCTCATCGTGCAGATTAGCGGCAATACGATTGCGAATTCGCGCCTCCTGCTTCCGGGTTCGCAACTGTTGGCGCATCAGGTACTGTGTTAGCCAATAAAGCAGGCTTCCTAACACGACTAAGGCAGTTATCCCGACCACCAGTGCTTGCCTTGAAGCATCTGCCCCAAATGTGGCATACAGCTGTAGCTCGGTCATATAGCCGGCTGGGTTGGGAACGAACTAAGCATAACATCCTATCTATAATAGATAAATAAATGGGTTGAGCTAACTGACCAAAGGCACGGGGCAACGGCGGGAATTGTTTCTGCCCTAATGCATAGCTCTATAAATAAACTCAATTACATAACGCCTGCAATTTACCAGTTGTTTAAGCTAACACGGCGACCAACGGTATTATAAGCACGACCAACCCGTCTTTATGCACGGCAAACCGATATGATCCGCCCCTGATTGAATATGTTTTAACGAAGGGATGACTAAAAACCGTATTGTCGCTTCAGCCAGGCAATAGCACCTGATAAGTCGTTAAGAACCCCTTCAAAACGGCTGTTGGAGCTTCTGGAGGCAGCAAGGACGAGTTGCGCATCGCCATTTAATCCAGCTATATCAGCAGCAGTTTTCTGACTGTGCAGCGGTTTCGTTCTTACACTGTAATTATTTGAAAATAAATAATGTGAGCTCAATCTATGGCGGCGCTTACAAACCCCAAAAGCCATTGAGCGCTTTCGCCGCACCGAAAATGAAGGGTAGAGCCCCAATAAGCGGCCCCAAACACCCATTCATGGTCGCGTGCATCGCTGGGGTAGCCGAGGCAGGGCTTTTTCATCCCCGGATTTCCTCAATTAGTCATTAACCTGCCCCAGCGAACGAGCGCTACGGTACCTTTCACGGTGTGCTCGATAGGACTGCACTCCGTGGAGTAGTTCCAACGGTAATAATACACGCCTGGAACAGCTTCTGCTTTGGACCAGAAGTCGCCTTACTGGCTGGTGCTGAAAACCTGCAGCTGAAACGTGCGCGGGGACGCAAGCCTCAGTTCACCGCCCGCCACGCTCAGCCCGGCCGGGCTGAGCGTGGCGGGCGGTGTGGGCCACCGTGCAGGTTGGGCCCTGGTTGAAACGCACCCGGATAAGCGGACTGGCGTTGCCCACGCCTGCCACGAAATTCACGTCCTCGTCGCCATCCGGGTCAGCAATTGCCACTGATGTCGCTGCGTGCATGGCTTCCGCCGAAGTGGGGTGAGCAGCGGCTCTTTCGGCCCCGGATGCAGCTGGCCCGCCTACCTCCTGTCGTTGACCAACCAGCCACTGATGGGGAGAGACAAACCTGTGACTTTAACACCCTTCAAAAGGCGCTGCAGGCTGCTTTTCTCCAATGCTGATTGAGTTGTGCTTTAGCAGTAGTTGTGCTTAACCAATAATAAATAAAATAAATTTATATTTACAACTAGGCCCCATTGACCAGTCAGCAACCCATGTGCACTGATTTTCTTGCTCCCCCACCGGCCGGCCCAGCTACTGAACCAGCCGTGGAAACCGAGGAATTGGTATCCATCGTGGTGCCATTCTACAACGAGCAGGACAGCGTGCGCCCCCTGGCCGAGCAGATTGATGGCGTGATGACTGCCCACGGGCTGCCCTACGAGCTGCTGCTGGTGAACGACGGCAGCGAAGACCAGACCTGGGCGCGCATTACCGCCCTGGCTGCCGAAAACCCGGCCGTGGTGGGCATCGACCTAGCGGGCAACTACGGCCAGACCCTCTGCCTACGGGCGGGCTTTGAGCGGGCCCGGGGCGCCATCGTGGTGGCCATGGACGGCGACCTGCAGCACGACCCCGCCTACCTCCCGCAGTTTGTGGCCTACATCCGCGAGGGCTACGACATGGTGAGCGGGGCCAAGGCGAAGCGCCCCGAGGGCCGCGCCCATTCGCTGCTCGCCAATACGGCCCACAAGGTCATTTCCCTGTTATCGGGGGTGCAGCTCGAATATTTTGGGGCCACGTACAAGGCCTACCGCCGCTACCTGCTGCGCAACGTAGAGTTGCTCGGCGACTCGCACCGCTTTTTGGGGGCCCTGGTGGCGCAGCGCGGCATTCGCTACCGCGAATTTCCGATTGAGGTGCGCCAACGGCCGTTTGGGGCCAGCCATTACGGCCTGGGCAAAGCCCTGGTGGTGGTGGTCGATTTGGTGATGCTGCGCTTTTTTCTGCGTTACTCGCGCAAACCGTTCCGGCTGTTTGGGGTGCTTGGGATAGTGACGTTGGCCGTGGGGCTGCTGGCCACGGCCGGCCTGCTGGTCGGCTCCGTTTTCTTTGGGGTGAATATTTCCCATCGGTTTCCCATGGAGTTTATTTTCAGCTTGTTTCTGATAATGAGCGGCATTTTTCTGATTTGCTTCGGGCTGTTGGCCGAAATTGGCACGCACGCCTACTACGCCCGCCGCAACCGGGCACCCTACGTGGTGCGGCACGAGCTGCGGGCGCCGTCCCCAAC
This region of Hymenobacter sedentarius genomic DNA includes:
- a CDS encoding PAS domain S-box protein; amino-acid sequence: MNAPMGHRDDNDMLKQESGHAHNRFELAQSEQRFRLLFENNPTLAVFQDINGLVLDINPAFLTFLHKAKHEVIGQHLHDFLPAEVRALFGEKFKEAIGGHKVHFEVTVQGQYGEQYLKVNKIPLVVEERIIGLHVAAEDITEMAAAQNLIKQQATALTTTLESITDAFFSLDKDWNLTYINREAERLINLSREQSLGKNIWQLFPEEANGTYRRQYEQALETGKTVQFETFFARESRWLEFKAYPSATGLSIYFSDISERVEADKQLKLLALVAQGTDNGVVITDAQGRTEWVNAAFTRHTGYALAEMLGQRPGAMLQGPETDPAMVQRIRERMKRRKPFSVTILNYKKSGQKLWLAMDITPIYNDADELTQFVALMQNINYRKEIEASQAKMTQDLYRHNRDLQQFTYVISHNLRGPLANALGLAKMLTKVDKNSEAFTVSLAHLRESMGQADEVLKDLNLVLSIRDKQDIQAQETMPLVDVCAQAVNNLDEALQQCGGRVNLDIAAGLVVHGNRAYLYSIFYNLLSNSIKYRFAARPLKVDISCEPGDHGGPTISFTDNGSGFDMFKAGSDVFQLYKRFHTNQRGRGIGLFLVKTHVEAMGGKIEVASDLNFGTRFLIHLDRH
- a CDS encoding response regulator, giving the protein MSLLLGIVEDDLSVLESLRNYFSQQPEICEVLAADSIEDLLEQLDEALVPQVLLLDIGLPGISGTEALPLLKDKYPAMEVIMLTAYEDVEHIYQALCCGATGYMAKFTPLAQLKEAVLEVARGGAPMSRAISRKVLSHFRPTPTTHSDLLTPRERQVLQGIVDGLSDKEISTRLDLSTLTIRTHVKHVYRKMQVNSRTQLLSQHLRGLV
- a CDS encoding sensor histidine kinase; protein product: MRTRKQEARIRNRIAANLHDELGSLLLRIQLQTETLLMQPREDEVSLERLLHTTRSACSALRDVAWGLDAEADTMNALEDRMRDMLDQLALSTSLHIRFAVEGMEDVAMLPARLRQELYLVFKEATTNAVRHAQSPVYPAVRLYRQKNSVVLEVQDDGRAMPLAAQAGMGLRNMRRRALAVGGTLDAAPRADGPGFRVRFCAPLHTPAPLKWPFRG
- a CDS encoding glycosyltransferase family 2 protein, which encodes MCTDFLAPPPAGPATEPAVETEELVSIVVPFYNEQDSVRPLAEQIDGVMTAHGLPYELLLVNDGSEDQTWARITALAAENPAVVGIDLAGNYGQTLCLRAGFERARGAIVVAMDGDLQHDPAYLPQFVAYIREGYDMVSGAKAKRPEGRAHSLLANTAHKVISLLSGVQLEYFGATYKAYRRYLLRNVELLGDSHRFLGALVAQRGIRYREFPIEVRQRPFGASHYGLGKALVVVVDLVMLRFFLRYSRKPFRLFGVLGIVTLAVGLLATAGLLVGSVFFGVNISHRFPMEFIFSLFLIMSGIFLICFGLLAEIGTHAYYARRNRAPYVVRHELRAPSPTL